NNNNNNNNNNNNNNNNttgaaataatatataaaattttttaaaaaaaaaaaaaaaaaaaaaaaaaattatatatcttaGGCACCTCAcataaacaatatatatgatacatatttagtatgcatatatatatatatatatatatatatatatatatgtacatataaaaaatactttttatttttaatttcagCCGAACTTTTTAGtacacataaatatattttttataatatctaTATTTGGGGCCCTCTTCgaagtaaaaaaaaaaaaattaaaataaaataaattatatatacatatatattatatNNNNNNNNNNNNNNNNNNNNNNNNNNNNNNNNNNNNNNNNNNNNNNNNNNNNNNNNNNNNNNNNNNNNNNNNNNNNNNNNNNNNNNNNNNNNNNNNNNNNgataataaaatatgtaatgATGATAAGTTAAACAGTTTCAACATTTTGGACATCCTTAATACTAGACAGAAGGATATAGACAAGCAAGTaattgaaaatataaagaaattaaaattttccATAATGTATAAAGAACACATAAAGTGtattcaaaaatattagTATGATTCATGTTGTTgcatttatttatttattttttatttttttttttttattattttgaataaataatagGTAAAGTNNNNNNNNNNNNNNNNNNNNNNNNNNNNNNNNNNNNNNNNNNNNNNNNNNNNNNNNNNNNNNNNNNNNNNNNNNNNNNNNNNNNNNNNNNNNNNNNNNNNTATATTTTGATGTATTTACacatatgatatatataaatgaatttttatgtttaataTTTACAAGCTAATATTTATccataattatatatatatatatttatttatttattaatttttatgtatttttttttttttaaaatcatttataacatttttgtatgtgtgtgtgtgtgtttttttttttttttttttttttttttgaaataaatataaatttataaaaatgtttgaaaatataatttatttcattcgaacttaaaaaatataagaaaatataaataatataaataatatatatatatatatatatattttatatattattacccttatataacaaaatatacatatatctGCTTCTACCTAtctatatctatatatatctatatatatttatatatctatatataaaatggaATATCACAAACCAAGGTTGCCCTTGATAAGCGTCCTTATTATTTCATGTGCTTTATTCTTTCTTATCAAACCTAGTGAAGAAATATTTCAGACGAACGGACTGGACGGAACGGAAAAAAGGCTAGCTGTTCATTTGatcaatatatatgaagaaaCAAAGGATGTGGAatctattttttatgaaaatgtTGATAGAGTTCACAACATGTTTGAggaaataaagaaaaaaaataacatgaacaataatgatgataatagtaatgtaaggaaaaataaatatgatgaagaaaatatagataCCGAAAAAGCATCTCCTTTAAATCCATACTTAGCTGCAAGTTTTGTGGAGATGCAGTCGAAAGGACCTGTAGAAGAAGAAACAATTTGGAGAGCTCTTTACGACACTCAACTAAGAAGATCCCCACCGACAGAAGAGGTTCATGTTTTTTCTTCTGAGGATATAAAGaaagaatataatgaaGCTAAAATGGATTCTTTTATATCTCAAATTGATATGATGAAATCAGAGTTCGATAAAAacttaaattatatgaatgCAGAAATGTTTagacaaaaaaataaaaaaaaagtattaCATGATGCATCTTTGTTTGATCagcatataaaaaaaatgaataataaaaggaTATGTAAAAATGGACCTCTGAAAAAGGAATATTCTACTCAGATATTGTgttgaaattttttttttttttaaataataaaaattaatataatgtatacatatatatataaatatatatatatatatatatatatatatatatgtatatgtctacatttatatattaaaattttttatatttatacattttttcacatatatacatagGAACATACATACATTGCGACTATAGAAATACCTTCTTTTTAGAAAATACatctttataatatacCAAAAGAAAGATGTAAGACTTGATGTCATTTTTAAGATACAAAATGTCGTCATCAAAAGAAACTATAGCTTTTCCTTGTTTAGCAAATGGTTTTGTGATAGTACCAgtatgtaatatattagaaGTATTTCCATTTGTTGtatttccatttttttgATCATATGTTGAtttaagaatataaatttttttatctatatatgGAATAACCTGGTTGGATGAttgaaataaatttttacatataatagTATGTTCATCTATGATTTTATCGATGTTTccttttttgtttttttctttaagtatttttaaatctttatattcttcatatttatatatgtttggTTGTTTATTAAAAACGAAAGAATCgtcttttttatatgtacaatTCTTATCCAGCATTTCTATAATTTCCCCATAAAGGCATATTCTACAATTCGTATGTTCATCATTCTTTAGGAATATGCATTTCTCATTTTCAAAACAGTGAATCTTTCTTTTCATAACTacaagaaaataaatatcatcatcatcatcattaagatgatgattattattattaatatcatcactatgttcatttttattattatcatcaccatgatcatttttattattatcatcaccatgatcattattattaatatcaccactatgttcatttttattattatcatcaccatgatcattattattattatcatcaccatgatccttattattactatttttattattgttgttattattttccgTTTGTGTGTCATCATAACAAAGTTTATTTATAAGTAAGTAATTTCCTTTCCTATCAAACTTTCTGTCAACATTTAAAGTATCTTCTATTGAAGTAGGGAACATATCATCCCCTTGTGAGATTTCgttatattttatcttcTTAGATGTATTTGTTtcatatttgtttttaatttttttaaaaaaatatccaTAACATTCTGTTGAAGAAAAACcaataatacaaataaaatgttCTAGATTATTTAGatcctttttataaaacTCTACTTGTTTGACTTTACATATAAAcattgaaaaatatgatatatttgAGTTCTCATAAACTATAACTCctctttcatttttttttatattttttatactattgtttaatattaaaagagATAATCGGCTTCCTTTTTTCCCTTCATgcacattttttttaaaacttTGTATTTCTTTAACTTTCCCTGTTTCATTTAATGGTAAAATAGTAACATTacaatttatttttatctttcCTTTGATCACTGTCCCTGTAAATACTGTTCCTTTCCCTTTAATGTTAAAAGAAtgatcatataaaaaataaaaatctTCATATGTTGAAATTTCTCTTTCTGGtatctttataatattagtaagaacatttattatttctttaatatttaagGTTTTATTCATTAATGGTGTGTCCGACGATGATTTGTTTTGAGACAATTTGTTATATGATGTAATGTGTTCTTTATTTAATCCGTTCCATTCGTTcatatgattatttaataaatttgaTGCATCCTTCTTATCATCATCACTTAATAAATTTCTCCCACCCTTCTTATCATCATCGcttaataaatttttccCACCCTTCTTATCATCATCacttaataaatttttccTACCCTTCTTATCATCATCACTTAGTAAATTTCTCCCACCCTTCTTATCGTCATCACTTAATAAATTTCTCCCACCCTTCTTATCATCATCACTTAATAAATTGTTCACACCCTTCTTATCATCATCACTTAATAAATTTGGTGGATCCCCTTCAACatctttattatctttaCCTTTTACATTTGCTGATATGCTAACAATGTGGTAGTTCAAGCTTTGTAGAGActtaaatttataaaatgcttcttgtatttttttcttcattaaattaatttttttttcccttaGATGTAAAGGTATAAGATCGATTTTATTTAagacaataataatatcacaattaattattttacataaaaCTAGACACTCGATGGTTTGTTTTTGTATTCCTTTATTTACATCTATAActaataaaatgatatcTGTAATTTCTGAACCCATAATAATACTTTTTAAAAGAGAATGATGTCCTGGGCAATCAACTAAACAAATCTGAATAATTTCTTCATcataaaagtatatattattagaaGGATGTTTGGAATTTGTATAgtcataataattttgtttttcattatattcaatatttgttttatcatatcttatattatgtaaatcatttttctcttttcttttacaatataaaaagggTTCATTTTGATCAGTTGTTTGATCATTTGGTAAATTTGTTTGGACTTCCCTCTTGTGATTtacattataatttttttttatttttttctttatatagAAAGAAGAAAAACCGAGGTCGATCGTTATGCCTCTTTCTTTGCTTTCTTTATGTTTATCTAGGGCGCATGTACTTAAAACTTCGCTCAGGCATTTACAGAGGCTCGTTTTGCCAGAGTCAACGTGTCCTAAAACACCtacattaatatttatcataagGGAGAGATTTGTATAATAAGTAACTTTCAAAAAATCTATATGTTTggattttttattttaataaaatattttatatatatgccTTTATAAGTGATCCCATTGAAATATGgtacataaaaaaaaaaaaaaataaaataaaaaaataaaataaaaaaataaaataaaNNNNNNNNNNNNNNNNNNNNNNNNNNNNNNNNNNNNNNNNNNNNNNNNNNNNNNNNNNNNNNNNNNNNNNNNNNNNNNNNNNNNNNNNNNNNNNNNNNNNATGATGAggatgataattataatattagtAGGTGTTTAAGcatatatgaaaaaaaaaacattgATTTTGAAAAAAGGAAGCATGATACACACATGAACAGAATAAGGAAGGAAGAGAAACCTAGTAACATCTCTTGTATTAGAGGgaataacaaaaataatgataaggCAACATCCAAGggtaatgataataataataataaggtAGGAGGTACCCAAAATGTGGCTGAAGAAATAAGTACAACGAAAGGAAAgttaaataatattaagaaaagcaataataataataataataataataataaatgtgataataataataataataaaaataataattgtgataataataataataataattttgatgataatattaataattgtCATGATAATAACTATGATGATGATTTCATTGgtcataatatatttgaggagaaaaaagaaaatctAAAAGATcttttgaaaataataaattataacaaAGAAAGTATGAATGATCTATCAGATGACAAgatggaaaaaaaagatcATGAAATAGATAATGTTTTATCTAATCTGTGTAGTGATAACAATATATGtagtgatgataatatatgtagtgatgataatatatgtagtgatgatcatatatatagtgatgataatatatgtagtgatgatcatatatatagtgatgataatatatattgtgatgataattataagaaaaacagattaaatgaaatgaacaaaaaaaagcaTTTGAGCTGTTTTGATAAAACTTTAGATGATCTATCTACAATTATTCAGAAgaatgaagaaaatgatttgaatataattatatatagtgatgatcatatatatagtgatgataatatatgtagtgatgatcatatatatagtgatgataatatatattgtgatgataattataagaaaaacagattaaatgaaatgaacaaaaaaaagcaTTTGAGCTGTTTTGATAAAACTTTAGATGATCTATCTACAATTATTCAGAAgaatgaagaaaatgatttgaatataattaaaCGAATACatgaaattataatatcaGAAAAAGAATCACCACAAGATTCTTGTACAAATGttataaacaaaattaaaaaggaAAGAAATTTAACAActcataatataaatataagcacaaatataaatataaatacaaatataaatataaatacaaatacaAACATAAACACAAACAGCAACGATGACGGCAACGGCAACATCAACGGTAACATCAACGGTAAGATCAACGGCAACATCAAAGGCAACACCACCATCAAAAGCAACAGCAACGACAACAGCACCACCAAAAGCACCACCAAAAGCAACAGCAAGACAACCATCGgtaacaatataaatagtaAGAATGATAAGGCACATCATAATAATGTTGTGAAAAAATCAGAgaaaagtaataaaaaagaaaaagaagaagaaaacaatagcgatgatgatgatgatgatgataatgatagTTATAATTCTATAGAAATAGAACCATTAACTCATAAACTTAGTGAGAATAAATCTATAAATAACGAACAacaaattattttgaaCAGAAGTATTAAAAGACGTTTATCACAAATATTAGacaatatgaaaaaaaagaaaatttacaaaatgataaataacgacaatgatgattatacaaatatttgttttaGTTCACATGATATGAAAGAGAAATTAATAGAACGTGTGATGATAAATAAGCTAACAAAAATAACATGTCATGAAAATGATGATTTACATAATGGATATGAAAATActaattattatttagataaaataaatctagatgttatatataataaattacattatgatttatataaaaatgaagaagaatTTCATGATGatgtttttttaatgtttcaagttttaaaaaaaatgattgAAGAAAcaaaagataaaaatgaacaaaGGAACCTTTTCAActtaagaaaaaatgaattaaaaaattatgaacaagaattttataaaatgttaaTATCAATTAGAGGTACCAAAAGCGCAAATAAATTTATGATGGATCAAAGACGTCATCatgaaaaagaagaaaaatattttttaaaattttttttagaaCCTGAGAAATTATCTCACCATAACAATGAAAAAGGACTTCCTtcaaacaaaaataaaagtattagtaacaataataaaaataataaaaataataaaaataataaaaataacacaAATAACACAAATAACACAAATAACACAAATAACacaaataaaacaaataacacaaataaaacaaataacacaaataaaacaaataaaacaaataacacaaataaaacaaataacacaaataaaacaaataacACAAATAACACaaacaaaacaaataacacaaacaaaacaaataacacaaacaaaacaaataaCACAAACAAAACAAGTAACAATagttataataacaattttGTAACGGAGGATGATACTTGTActcataataaatataagtCGTCCATATCATCGAACATGTTAAAAGGATTAAGTTTAGAgaatcataaaaatattctaaAAGATggaataaataaagaagaaggtgatgatattattaatatttatataacagATGAAGAATTTGATTTAAGTGGTAAAGGAGGTGAAGATACTTATAAAGATAACATATCATATGTAGATAATATGGATACTATATCAAATactattttattatctaaaccgaataatgttaatattataaataataacgAACAGGTACATTTGGAATCTTCAattaatatgaacaatTCAAACAGTCATacaaaatgtatatataatgataaatgCTCATCATTAATTTCAAATTCTCATGATCATATACAGAATGACGATCTGTTCAATGCTCAAAAGGTATTATCTCCGAATTATATGACTGCTGTTGGAAATGTTGATAAGAGgaatttatatgtattgGAAGAAATGAAGGACCATATAAAACAGCATCTGGGTTATGACAACACATgttatgataataataataataaaggtgatataaaagatgatataaaagatgatataaaagatgatataaaagatgataaaaaaggtgataataatgatgatgataataataaccaacataataataattattattataatgtgGATGAAAAAAGTACCAGCAAAGCAGAGAACTCAAATAAACGATTACTTAAACAATGGGAAAAAATTCTCAGAGATAATGTTTTAAAACTTTTAAagaatgataataattcgttttattttaaaacaCCTGTCTTAGAAGAtagtaatattaatgataatataaaagaagagtacagaataaaaattaagaaaCCTATGGATTATATTACCATATCTAGGAATTTATCAGatggtatatataaagaacctattgatttttattatgatatgaaattaatttataaaaattgtataGATTTTAATCCTGACAcagaagaaaataaatatattatcgATGCTGCTAAAAGTAGCGATATGAAATTTGAATTTTTATGGAATAAATGGAAagagaaaataaataataatttttgtgatctaaataataatatatttaatgaaaCCTATTACATAGAATTTTTTAGAAAAattaccaaaaaaaaaaaaaaacatagTTCTATTTATACATTATGGATAGATTATCTtattagtaataatatagatatacaagaattttctaaattaagaaatattaatattaatgaattaaataaaaaatgtaaacctaatataaatattaatgatataaaattaataaattataaaaaattaaataaaaataatctGTTATCCTATATATTCAAGGAAGAATATAACAACATAGTTgttaatacaaaaaaaaaatcattaACTGTATCATCTAGTGCATTTGTGCAAGAACATATAGATAAtcatacaaataaatatgtaacACAAATGattgaagaaaatgattTAACAGACTTAAATATACAATTGAATCATGTAGATAAATCCAATTATGATCATATCAAAAATTGTAAAGATAATATTAGTCAATTGTGTAACTTATATGAGATGGAAAAAAATCATCATTTAAACCGAACACATATGtcatatgaaaaatttaatttaaaagatgACACACATCATAGTGACGACATAAAACATACAACAGATCACGAGAATTcaaaaaaacataatatggatcatattaataattatcctatacaagaaaaaaataagaaaataaaaattgtttTAAAAGATTCAAATGTCGTAAACAATTTTgaacaaaatatacaaCACAAGAGCAAAgaggaagaaaaaaaatctaCCAAAATGttaaagaaaagaaaacgaaataaaaatgtaattctttttgaagaaaatatttttgataattatttagaaaataaaaagagCTGTATGCTGAAGTGTGAGAAAAATGTCTTTATAACCGActgtttttattataaaaatatttttagaAACCTGCACGAGTTTATTGATGATAAATCGATTGAGGGGAATGATGAAAAAAGGAGTTCTCATCAAAATGGTACAACTTGTGAAAATGTGATAAGTAATCAAAACGTGcataatgatgataataaaaataatgatgataataaaaataatgatgataataaaaataatgatgataatgtaaacaatgatgataatgtaAACAATGATGATACTAAAAATAATGACGATAATGTAAACAATGATGATACTAAACATAATGACGataatgtgaataataatataaactCTGGTGATGTGgaacaaaatgataatCCTAACCTAACCGAAGAAAACAAACCTATTTAcgataataaagaaaatattaaaaaattatggaaagaaaaaatgaccacactttataattatgataatacaAATTGTAAAATACACGTATTTCATTATTCACCaaatgaagataaaaatCTGTTTAACTTATCATcattacatattttattatctaaaataaaaaatataatatatatatatatttatatatgtttgtatGAACAAGATGGAAATATTCTGACTGTTCAggaaaaaacaaaagatTTTATGAACAAGTCATGCAGTATTTcaaatgatgataaaatatgtatacatataaaaaaaaataataatattcaaatGAGCAATATACCAAAAAATGTGTTTAGGGGTTTTTCGGAAGTTTATCAGGACGAAAGTTCATCAGAAGATGAAAAGAgtataaatgaaaagagtataaatgaaaagagtataaatgaaaagaatataaatgtaCATAAACATGGAACAAATGATCAATTAAACGAAAGGTATGAATGTGCTTCTTTCAACGATACCTTAAAATGCGACGTGGAGTATGAAAAGAACGTCCCCGCATACTTTTTAACTTAtggaaatattattaataatataatttctaAGGAAGAGGAGACACATCAAGCTAATATTTCTCAAATGAACAATGAAAATAAGAATTGTAATGTTTATGGTAAGGTTATGTCTCATGCTCAAATGGAAAGGCATGTAGCGAAAAAAAgtgattataataatgagaagaaaaaaaacgAATTTATATTGAAGGATACCAGTGAGGTTAATGGTAATACTTATAAGGactataaaaattatgatgataNNNNNNNNNNNNNNNNNNNNNNNNNNNNNNNNNNNNNNNNNNNNNNNNNNNNNNNNNNNNNNNNNNNNNNNNNNNNNNNNNNNNNNNNNNNNNNNNNNNNacaaaaaaaaaacaaaaaaaacaaaattgtATGAAAGAAAAAGTACCTTTTGTTCATCTatggaaaataaaagtaaaaataaaaataacaaaagTGTATCTAGAATTTTATCACGAGTTCATAATTTGTCATCAACAGAACGTATAACAAACCAGTGTGATCATAAACCAAATGAAGAAGTTAAAAGTACAAGTGGTGTTTTAACAcctatattttttaataatggTGATGAAAAGATGAACCACGACACTGAGGGTAACATGGTTTATCATAAGAACAATATGGATGATAACCTTGTCGATGGGGATGTTGTGTCACAAGAAAAAAGgtgtttatttttttcgtcatgtgaaaataaaaaaaatgaagaaaataaaagtatcacctttaatgaaaatgatattaatagtggtaatataaatacaagTTCTTGtataatgaataatatgattgTTACGAAGGAATCGAATGAAGAGataacaaaagaaaaaataataaatggAGAAGCACAAAGTGCTGcttatatgtataataaaaacattttttgtTCTAAATACAACAAAACAAAGgataaaaatgaacaacGCAAATGTGACCTTTTCGaatgtaatattattaataatgataagaATATTGTAACAGATGAAAATAGTAATCATAAAAACTTAAGGAAAACAGTGgattattttgtaatacataataatatatttgacAACGATCCAATTATTATAtccaaaaataaaacaaacGATAGAGAAAGGAAACTATTGAAAACTTTTTCTTCCTCATCATTAAAGAAGAAATCActtttgaaaaattataattatcataaaaaaaaaaaaaataaggacCCTAATGTAGAAGATACCAACATGCTATATcatgatgatataaaagaggatgatgatataaaagaGGATGGTGATATAAAAGAGGATGGTGATATAAAAGAGGATGGTGATATAAAAGAGGATGGTGATATAAAAGAGGATGGTGATaaagttataaaaaataagaacagttgtaataataattccTATAATAATGTGTCCTTTAATAGTAGTGCTTATTATGAATATCACTCCGACATTGATTTGATACATTTTTGTaacaatttaaaaaaaaaaaaaaaaaaaaacttaaCTTCGCATCAACCGAGCTCCAAAGAATATGAACGAAAAGTTACGTACCATAAGGAGTGCTGTTCAAATGAAAggatgaaaaatattaaggTTAATGAAAGTGATCTTGGTATGatttgtataaataataataaaaaaaatatagaagatgtgaaagaaaaaaaagcaTGTGACGTGTTAAACAGAGGTTGTATAAAAGAACAAGTACAATGTAAAATTAGTGAATTTGAAAATGACAAGGggaataaaatatacatacaggaatttaaaaaatgtatagaaaaatataaagagTATGTGAATCAAGGGGAAGGGCACCTTAAAGATGAGGAcgaagaaaaaaataatgacGGAGAAGGTGAAGAGGGTGAATATGGTGAAGATGATGAGGAGGATGACGATGAGGAGGAGAATGACGATGAGGAGGAGGATGACGATGAGGAGGAGGATGACGATTATGAAGATGACGATGAGGAGGAGAATGAcgatgatgaagatgacGATGACAATTTAGATGATGACAATTTAGATGATAACAATTTAGATGATGAAAAATcgaatataaaaatagaaaataaaaaggagGTCCCTGATATTcacaataataatgatgatgatggTATTAATTGTTGTACGAATCTTTTTAAGGATGATGATACGTTATCAGCtcttgaaaaaaatttaacaaataataatttgatTAAAATAATGAGTGCTAAATATTTATACCATAAGTTTTTAGAATATAAAGATTTTATGAAGAACAACACAACTTTGTTTTctcattttaataaaatatatcaacatgaagatgataaaataaatacgTATAACAAAGATGtgttaaattatatacctaagaataataatgatataaattattatagtGTACCTTGTGAAGACcaaataaatattgatGAAAAGAAATCATCATTAAATGTTGAATTTGGtgatgatataataaagaaaaagttttttatttcttctgTCAATTCTCATTATGTGatgataaataataatttaacaaaagaacagatgttatatttaatacgaaatattttaatgtGCATCGAAGATTATTtgaaaaaggaaaaaaatcgagattataataaaatattttttttatttttttcgatatttatatataacacaCAAAATGGAGGGGATCAAAAAGAGATGCATGAAGATGAAAAATGGGATCATACGAATATGaatgaagataaaaatgtaGAAAAGAATGACGATTATAAAAATCTAagtaataatgaaaatagTGTTTATAATAGAATGCTTAGAGAATCTTTAtggaataaaaaaaaatatataaaattaaatatttttaaaaacattatTTTAGTTATATCTATTGTaagatattttttacatacCATTACTATATCTCAAAAATATACATCTTCCTATGATTCATTAGATGATAgtaatatgataaaaagtATGAACTCTTTAAAATTGAatgaaattaatatattattaaatcGAGCTAATGAAAttttagaaaaatattctttagGTATTGTTGAAAATAAgaaagtatatataaacaaatcAAATTATTACAACTCCTCAAAAAAAGGTAAACTATCTGTATCTTTACGTCAgaataaacaaaaaaaaacattcCATAGAATATTAGCTGTATATTTTGGTCATGAGCGTTGGGATTTAGTTATGAATATGATGATAGGTATAAGAATATCatctataaaaaaattttctaTAAATGACATatcaaattattttcatcataaaGATGTTTTACAATTACCTACATCTAATGCACAA
This genomic stretch from Plasmodium reichenowi strain SY57 chromosome 1, whole genome shotgun sequence harbors:
- a CDS encoding phosphatidylinositol-4-phosphate 5-kinase, putative translates to KKKTKKTKLYERKSTFCSSMENKSKNKNNKSVSRILSRVHNLSSTERITNQCDHKPNEEVKSTSGVLTPIFFNNGDEKMNHDTEGNMVYHKNNMDDNLVDGDVVSQEKRCLFFSSCENKKNEENKSITFNENDINSGNINTSSCIMNNMIVTKESNEEITKEKIINGEAQSAAYMYNKNIFCSKYNKTKDKNEQRKCDLFECNIINNDKNIVTDENSNHKNLRKTVDYFVIHNNIFDNDPIIISKNKTNDRERKLLKTFSSSSLKKKSLLKNYNYHKKKKNKDPNVEDTNMLYHDDIKEDDDIKEDGDIKEDGDIKEDGDIKEDGDIKEDGDKVIKNKNSCNNNSYNNVSFNSSAYYEYHSDIDLIHFCNNLKKKKKKNLTSHQPSSKEYERKVTYHKECCSNERMKNIKVNESDLGMICINNNKKNIEDVKEKKACDVLNRGCIKEQVQCKISEFENDKGNKIYIQEFKKCIEKYKEYVNQGEGHLKDEDEEKNNDGEGEEGEYGEDDEEDDDEEENDDEEEDDDEEEDDDYEDDDEEENDDDEDDDDNLDDDNLDDNNLDDEKSNIKIENKKEVPDIHNNNDDDGINCCTNLFKDDDTLSALEKNLTNNNLIKIMSAKYLYHKFLEYKDFMKNNTTLFSHFNKIYQHEDDKINTYNKDVLNYIPKNNNDINYYSVPCEDQINIDEKKSSLNVEFGDDIIKKKFFISSVNSHYVMINNNLTKEQMLYLIRNILMCIEDYLKKEKNRDYNKIFFLFFSIFIYNTQNGGDQKEMHEDEKWDHTNMNEDKNVEKNDDYKNLSNNENSVYNRMLRESLWNKKKYIKLNIFKNIILVISIVRYFLHTITISQKYTSSYDSLDDSNMIKSMNSLKLNEINILLNRANEILEKYSLGIVENKKVYINKSNYYNSSKKGKLSVSLRQNKQKKTFHRILAVYFGHERWDLVMNMMIGIRISSIKKFSINDISNYFHHKDVLQLPTSNAQHKVIFKNYAPIIFKNIRNFYGIKSKEYLTSVGPEQVISNMVLGNLSTLSELLSEGKSGSLFYFTSNGKYIIKTVCRNIHNLSKKLLPKYYEHIKKNPDSLLTRLYGIHSIKYQNNIGRKKKKIYFIVMNNFFSSIVEIHRRYDIKGSLVGRTVPVTKREDHTIALKDVDIDELGDIINIGLENKERLLKVLKADADFLKENMLLDYSLLFGIHYRELSKDVVNWEETKTNQINHIYDYKGNCIASRPFHQCDYGGIISVDKKKIFFFGIIDIFTKWSIKKKFEHTFRTI